In the Alligator mississippiensis isolate rAllMis1 chromosome 7, rAllMis1, whole genome shotgun sequence genome, one interval contains:
- the MRPL44 gene encoding large ribosomal subunit protein mL44 produces the protein MAAALLLLARGARRALAAAAAPRPPPRRDSKRWVRAYLEQQRLLAPPARRSEKPNWDYHMEIRAFSHRLHENFSLDLLKTAFVNSCYINSETIRRQNLELDKEVVALNLQDNRKLSEQGLSFSRSYLVRCFEEAYPQLPPAGILALIDFLTTEDVASYVAKNLSIQDLTLCAEFPVPSDVLHRTFFAVIGALLGSSGPQKTGIFVQDFLIPQLIGKDLFEIWKSINPMGLLVEELAKKNISAPEPRLTRKSGASTVLPVYFVGLYCDKKMIAEGPGETLLAAEEEAARVALRKLYGYTENRRPWDYSKPRRDLGVEKAINSN, from the exons ATGGCggccgcgctgctgctgctggcgcgCGGGGCCCGGCGCGCTCTggctgccgccgccgccccccggcCCCCGCCGCGGCGCGACAGCAAGCGCTGGGTCCGCGCCTACCTGGAGCAGCAGCGCCTGCTCGCGCCGCCCGCGCGCCG CTCCGAAAAGCCGAACTGGGATTATCACATGGAGATACGGGCTTTCAGCCACCGCTTGCACGAAAACTTCTCCTTGGACCTTCTCAAAACAGCCTTTGTTAATTCTTGCTACATTAACAGTGAGACAATCAGACGCCAAAACCTTGAACTGGACAAAGAGGTGGTTGCCCTCAATCTCCAGGATAATCGCAAGctctcagagcaggggctgtctTTTTCACGTTCATACCTCGTGCGGTGTTTTGAAGAGGCTTATCCGCAGTTGCCCCCTGCAGGGATATTGGCGCTTATTGATTTTCTCACCACCGAAGACGTTGCCTCTTACGTGGCCAAAAACTTATCTATACAGGACTTAACACTTTGTGCAGAGTTTCCTGTCCCATCTGATGTGCTGCATCGGACTTTCTTTGCTGTAATAGGAGCATTGCTTGGAAGCAGCGGGCCCCAAAAAACAGGGATATTTGTCCAG GATTTCTTAATTCCTCAGCTGATTGGAAAAGACCTGTTTGAGATCTGGAAAAGTATAAATCCCATGGGCTTGCTGGTGGAGGAATTGGCCAAGAAGAATATTTCTGCTCCAGAACCAAGACTTACCAGGAAGTCAGGAGCCAGCACAGTTCTGCCTGTCTATTTTGTTGGGTTGTACTG TGATAAGAAGATGATAGCTGAAGGTCCTGGTGAAACATTGTTGGCTGCAGAAGAAGAAGCTGCCCGCGTAGCTCTGCGGAAATTGTATGGGTACACAGAGAACAGGCGACCTTGGGACTACTCTAAGCCAAGACGAGACTTGGGAGTAGAAAAGGCCATTAACAGCAACTAG